The DNA segment AGCAAATAGTAGAATGACGTGTGTTCTTCCATGCAGTCTTGCATTCAATTAACATCCTTTAACAGTTCAACTCATTTTTCACTAACACGTTTCTGTTATTTTGAAATGAATAAACATGAGGCTAGGCATACATACTTGTATAAACATCCTTTCTGCATCACCAAGACTACCATTTTCTTTCAATATGATTCCCTGAGAAAAGACAGAACAGTTATATGCTGAGTTCCTCCGATGATACAGTTGGTCATATAGTTTGCATCATCTAACTTATATAAGTTGTTCATAGAACTAAGAATAAGAACGGGAggcatggaaataatattttcatcagaaTAATAAAATACTGAACCAGACATTTAACTCTTTCATTTCCTAAATGCAATTTGGATAGGCAGTGGCTATCCTCATGCACGAGAGGGTACCTATTTCATCTTCTTCGAGTTGTCAATAAAATCTACAACCTTCGCACGAGGATAGCCATGGAATAAATTGGACAGCCACTGTTATCCACAAGCGAACCACTATGTACTGGACAGTACATACAGGTCAGCCCAGTTTGTTGATCCATGTTCTAGATAACCACACTTGAAACTGAATGGAAGTGTACCTTTGCCAAGTAACCTCGAAAGTCATCAGGATGCTTGGAAATGAGCTGATCATAAACAACCACAGCATCACTCACGCGACCCCAATCAGAATAAGCCTTTCCCAAAAGCAAATCAACCTAGACATGCAATCCAAAAActtcagaaaaagaaaaagtataaCGTAAAAGCACAGATTACATTTATGCAAAAGGAATTCTTTTCCCCTAAACCTTAGCAACAAGAGCTTCGAGATCAGAGCCAATTTACATTAAGCAACTGTAATTCAGATTTTGTGTATGATGAATAGTCATATGATAGGATAAGTGATGGTGATTGCTAAAACGACCTAGAAAAAGTGAACTAATCTCAATGTTGATGAGGATCTGTTCCCTATCCTCGTATGTCAAAGGCAATCACATAAAGAACACTGGAGATCTGAAGATACTTATTATATTCAAGTTTCTTCAAGAAAAGATAGAGAAAGATATAAGAAGACTAAGTGAAGGAACTGCCAACTCTTTCTAAAGTCCTATATGTTAATGTATATGTGAGATGAATTTCTCTCCCGGTTATTCTCCCATAATTTAATTAAAACTACATTATATTTCAACATCTGAAATGAGCAAAGATTGGAATAAATATCTCAAAATTTTTTTACCCATTAAAGGAAGCATATTATAAACATCTGCATTAGAACTTTTTCGAATTTATACAAAATTCAATTTTTTGAGTTGGACGATTTCTACCACTAATGAGCCCATTTGACCAAAAAAGATATGGAGTTTGCTTTCTAAATGTCAGGAAAACGATATTTAATGACACAGTTAAAAAGAACATATAGCTACTAACATGTGTTTTTATGCATCTTACCCTAATTTCAAATCTAAGCAAACAGATAGATAGATGTTCTTAGTAAGCTTATGAACTCACTTGAATTGGATCAGCATTAAGATTTTCTTTGTCAAGGTTAACTTTTCCATCCACAGCCACATTAGAACTTCTCAAGTACTTTTCATTCAATTGTTCCCGGTACTTCAAAAGTTCTTGAACTGCCtgcataaattataattaaaaaagtaAATTAATATTATCTCAAGAAAGGAACTATATATATAATCTGGATAAGACTTCCTGAATAAATAAATGGACTAAGTGGCTTAACAAGTTGGAGTTAAGAAAAAGTAGTCAATCCTATGCTGGTTCATATGCTAGAAATGTCACAGTTGGCAATTATGCGTTTCCGGCACATTGACCACCATGTTTATCTATCACTCAACCTAGCAAGAATAGGACCATTTTTTGTATTAGCTTTGTAGTATGATGTCTAGTTTTAGCCCACATCAGAACTTCAAAGAAGGATCCTGAATTAAATATAAGGCATGGCATAAGACAGTAGATAAACTAAggagattcacatacatatccctCAAAAGTGGAAAACAATTAATATATTCTTCGAAATGTTAACATCACATGCATGTTCTTCTATGACCTAAATGGTAACACATATGTCCAGAGGTTATTTACCATTTGTGGATTGTTAGAGATCAATCATTAGTGACCAAAAGGTCCAATATATCCTCTTTCAAAAATGTCTATAAGTGCATACTACTGGTCACTTGAACCTTTTCTTCAATGGAGTAATATGAACCTTTCACATATGTCCTTGAAATCCTCCAAAATGGGTTTAAGAGAGGAGGAATCTTGGAGGATATAAATAACATTATAATAGGTAAGAGACTTATGGGAGAAGAGGTGGAGGTCAGGAGATGGAGGTGATGCAGAGGAGAAAAAGATGGAGGGCATCATGGGTAAGAGGGTTTAGGCATTAGTAAGAATAGGAGAGGAGAGGTGGAGAGACATCACCAGTTAGAGGTATGAGGTTTAGGCTTCAAGAGAGAAGAGGTGGAGGATGAAAAGATGAAAACAAACATCTTCATCATTTTCCCCATTGCACCATAATTTTTGCAGCATTTAGGATTAACATTTATCACAACAATTTAACTATGGTTTGGCTAAGTTTCACTAAACTAATGACAAGGACATATACTTAATTTTCTATCTTTAGAGGAACATATATGTAATTGTAAAATTAAAAGGATATATCCATTATAGCTCACTTTTCATGGATGTGTGAAAATTTCCTTACAAGCGATTATCCCACCTCAAAAGAGAAACTCTTAAGTACCCTGTTGTGGCAAAACCTTTGCAGTTTTGACCAGCTAATGGGTGCATAATAGCAAACTTCTCCATTGTAATGTCATTTTTTTGCTCTTATAAAAGCAGCATTTCCATGTAAatatgaaataagaaaaaaaaaacaaaagatctgtaggtgctaaaaattatgatataataaaattcatCGAAGTACACAGCAGATCCCACAAACTCCATGGAAACTATCACCACATAAGTGACAAGCAGCATGTCACTGTATATTCTAGGGTGCATATCTTAACTCTGTGCCTTTGTTCCTATGATCTTCCATCTCTAGTCTAGGGTTCATGTCCTTATCTCTTACCTTAAGGGCATCATCATCAAAGAATTATGAGAGGGTAGCCAATTTAGAGTTTCAAAATCTTAAAGGAACTTGCATGCAAATTAGTTTGAAACTTGCATGTTCAGATTGATTCCAATAAAAACCAACTGAAACATGGTGGTATATATCTTTTTTCTAACAATTATAACACCAAACCCAGGAAATTTGTGAATCAATCCTCAATCAAACAAGTATGTGCTGCCCAATATATGTAGTAAAGCCCAGTGAGGAGTTTCTTGGATtaagatgaaaaaaaatttctctaccaAATATGATGCCTTGGCAGTAGTAAAATTGGTTTTGTGCCAGCACATACCCATGCATTTATGAAGTGGCAGCATATACAATGCCAATCCAAGAAACACATGAGAAGCACAAAGGAATTTTATCATCCAATAGAAGTTTTTCATGAAGCAGCAAATGATAAAACTTCAGGCACGGGGAATTTTCTTAGCATGGTCAGTTACGGGTGAGAAGCAATATCTCCATTTCATTTGTGGACACGCCATGAGACCTTCCTTGGTCGGGTACAAAATCATGCCTATATACCTTGTGATCATTTGCAACCTCACTGCCAATGCAAGCTATTTGTAAAATCTACACAGACTCATTTTCCTGGGCAGTGGCTTAAAATTTATCTCTGCTACAATTTTACACACCTTGTCGGACCAGCATGTTACAGGTATACCGACCTGCACCACCTAGGTTCACCtggaaaaaatgataaaatactgaATACAGACTGGTACCGAGCTACATGGTCTGATACAAGTCCTTGGTTATACAATTAAATACCAGTCAGTACATATTGGTCCAACTGCATTTGGAACCTTGAAAGGTGATTCAGTTTTAATTAATATACAATTGTAATGTGGATAGGAATCTTCCAGCATCCTATAAGTTGTACAAGTACTGAACTAGGTCTTCAACactcaaaaaaaaattatcttatgTAAAATGTGTGGATATGTGGAAAATAAACTAAGCAGAAATAACTAGATGAATaagtttaattttaaaataatgtaTATGTTAGTGACATTGCACTAATGTGCACCAAAATGACCATAGAAGTTTAAAAGACAAACCGTGCCAGGTTTCTTGGCAGCCAGCAATGAGTTTGTAAGCCCACGAAGAACTTCGAAGTCAATGATACCAGAAGCCTGCTAAAAGAAAAGTGGAAATGAAAAAGTACTAATTAAAGAAAATAGCAGCAGAAATTGTTAGAAAGCTTTGAGAGGTCATAGGAATTTCTTATTTTACATTATTTGTTCGAATATTAGCATGTTCCAAAAAAGAGCAGCATGGGGCATGAGGCTCCCACAAATGGCTAGCATGTTCTAAAGAATATTAGCTCTTCTATTTAATGTACTAAATTGATAAATGTTGAAAAAAAAATAGTGCATATAGGTTGTTCCTTGAGCAATTCCAAGAACCATATGACATCTTAGTAATTATAGAAAGGCTTGTACTAACAGATAAAGAGTTCTTGTACGCTGAAGCACTTCCATCATAATCCTTGAGCTCAAACTTTACATCTCCCAGTAAACGATAGACATCAGCATTATTAGGCATTTCCTGAACATTGGAGACGAGGCTCTTTAATGGAAAAATAAACCAaatgatttttaatatattagtTAAAGAAGAATTTCTACCAACATCAGCATGGCATAGGGTAAACATAAACTTACCTTGGTCAATTTCTCAAGAAGAGATGATGCTTGCTCATAATCTCCTAATTCTTCCATAGTAACCACAGCTCCCTGTCAAATTGTTTATAGTTCTCATAACAAGaagtaaagaagaaaaaagaggagaataaAAGACAATGAAAAGTTGAAACCAAACACCTAATGAAATGAGATTATCATTTAGAGGACACAGAATGACAATTCCTTTGCTTAACTGGAAAAACGATTCTTTGAAAAGATTCAGTGTAGGATTAACACGAAGGGAACCCATATTGTTGGATGCCAGGCTGCTGGCTGCAAACTCATAAAGAGTACACAAAGTTGCTTTCATATTATTCATCATAACTTGATACACTTGCTGATGGAGTAACTATCAATATGTACAAATACACTTATAACCAAGAATTGCAATAATGGGTCCACCTGAAAAGTCCACATGCCAATTTGGGCCTGAACCGGTAGGCATTATACAGTACATACTGGTCCAGGTGAAATTGCATTCCTTATAATTACTACCAAATTagtaagtttctacaaatagaccACTCGTATTTCcatctttttctttccttctccATGTTTAACAACAGAGAATATCATATCAGACTTATCAGTCCAGAGATATTATTAGTAGTTCATGACCGTTCGGCATTATATGCGACAGTAGGCTCGTAGTTTCTTATTTGACCCATCCAACCAGCATGGTCCAGATTAGAATAAACTAGAACCAGGTATAGATTCTCTTGTTAAGAATCTGGCACTGGATAAAAAATTATACAACTACTACATGAAACTGTAGACTAGTTTGTTATGTGAAACTTTTAAATATAGAACCCTTTCGTTTAGAGTATTTGCATATCAAACCTTGCCCAACACCAACATTTCTATTTGACATAACATCCAAAGTGCATGCCATTAACATCCATTAGCTGTTCTAAGTCTAACAAATTCTCACCTAATTTACATCTTAACTAGACCTAAGGATTGATATTACTTCGATCAATTTATAAGACCAATGACCACTAAAgacatttctttatttttttagttaaaaTCATCTTTTATTAATTAGACCAAATTTATTCATTTgttaaaatatattctttttatttcttaaatATAGGATAACGGGGTAGTCTCATGATCTCATCTATATATTGCAACAGACTAGAACACATCAGAAGGCACAGATTTCTCAAACATTTGCAACAATAATGCATCATTACTACAAGGGCTGGaatgtaatattaaataaaaacataagcAATTTTGTTTAGAGGTGTAATGAAAATCGTAAGACAAACTAGTTCAGTTTCTATTTGATGAAATGATCAATTATGAATGTAGAATAACTTGAGatgatatatataaagaaaatcttaatTAAGAATGCAAAAAACTCAATATATTATCTACAGAAATTAAAAAGGTAGGATTCAGCAGTtctagtttcaagcaagatatgaTATCTGAAAACCATGACACTGGATCTGTTAGTTTTTAATTTGTTTGAACATCATCTAACCTGAGCCATGTTTTCTAGCCAACCCCTATGTCTAGGACTCAGCAATTCTTCAGTCAAACAAGGTATACCATGCTGGCTAAATGTCCCTATGCTGCTGTTTAAGGTAAAAAATCTCCTAATAATATGTTGGCATCTTTGGCATGGGTCAGCTTAGCACTTGACTGTAATTTTCAGGCATGTTACATTCTGACACATAAACATTTGTTGAATGTCATGGCAATCCACCTACTCCTAGAGCAAGTTATACTGAATGAACCTGCCAACATGACCGTTATTGTGAAACCTAAGTTATTAGGAGCCTATTTGTCATGTAAccaatcttttcttctttttcctattcAAGATTATAAAGGCCCAAATATATGACATCTGCCTATCAGCTCTAATATCCTACTCATACACATCCAGCATCCATATTTGTATCCATTTCTACCTTGAATGTTTCAAAAATCTATTTTCATACGCAAGTTATACATGCATTTTACCTGTTCGACTTGTTCCTACTTACCAATAGCAGAAAGTACaagtttgaactttgaagcacacaaatcaaaattaaatttgtaTAAACAACATTGAGGAGCCTTTATCATCTTCCATTACAGCATTACATCCAACCAATCAATGTAACATCAACTTCAGCTAAAGATGCACTAGGCTCTTGCTCATCGCAAAGGTATGCTTCATTCAGAGAATCAGTTCTTGAAATCAACATAATTGACAATACGGACTGAACAAATGTGCTTTGACACCTCTGGCTCTAAGAAAACACCATGTCAAAGGAACTTTATGATTTTTACCTCCAGAGATGTAGGATCTTCAGGTGATTTGCTAAGTATTTCCTTGTACTCTTCAAGCTTGGTCTAATGAGATAAAGATGCATCAGTTAGTCTTTCAAGTTTCATTGAAAACTACAATTTATGTTTCATTTTTTTATGGTGAAAAGCTTATATAGACAAATTCAACACAGACCATAGATGATGCATATGTATAAACACAGTTTAAGCAAATGACACACAGGCAAATATATACCAAAAAGTTATCTGATTAGATTAACTACATAAGTACCTACAATCAATGACTTTATCAAACAAGAGAAAGTGGACATATAAATGTTTTGGCTCATATTTTAATGTATATTGACTATTTACAGAACGAACACTAGTGTTAAGCAACTTCAAAATGGTGTCATACTCGTATCATTATCATAAAAAGTTACCAGTATACAGCAATATCCTTGGGTAGAGACCCCCAAAACACTCAATCTTAAGATCCAATCTGAATTGCCCTTTCTAAACTCTCAAATTCTTATCATGTTATTGTGTTGACCTCACGTGTTTCATTTTGTTATTTAAACTTCATGTTTTACTGGGTTAGTGTTCTCGACTTTTGGTTCAAATGCAAGCCATCAAATGTTAATGTTGTCATCCGCTGTCCCCTTTCTTTTTTCATATTATAGCTTCAACATAAATCTATACAAGCATAAGTGAATTTTAGTGCTTTCTTCCAATAGAATTGTGGGTTATAAGTTCGATCAATCACCTAGACATCTCAACCCAGCAACTGCCCTTGTGCATTTTATTCCAAGCCCCAGTCTTTGCATAAATCAATTTTGGCTACAAATTTAAGAACTGAGTTCAGAGGATAAATGTTAGAAAGAAGACTGACTCTAAAGAAATAAGAGCAACAGAAGATAAGAAACAATGGCCGACTCTCGCAATCCTATACATATGCAGTTGCCGCTGGTGATTTTTACTAGGAGCTTTAAGAGGGTTAACTGAAAGCATCGAAGTTGGTGTGGAAATACCAAACCAGTATAGTGGCTGATGTTCACATGAAAGTTCTAATGAACTCAATCAACTACCTACATCATTAATGTACTCATGTACAAAAGCTTGTACCTTAAATGTTGATTTCTCTTCTTCTGTGAGTTTTTTCCCAATTGTAGAAGCATCTTCACTAGGGCTAACACTGCATCAGGCAAATGAATGAATAAGAACACGTAAGATCTTGTGATTCGATAATACTTTAGATGTGGGCATCATTTGAAAAGAATCATAGCTCTTACTTCTGTTCTTCAGAAGTTTCAAGTGTTTCATTACAGATGACTAAATTGATATCATTAAGGAACATAGACTTCATAAAAGGTGCCAACAGTCAATGAAGAAAAGACACTAGCTCATGATGCTAGAGCATGCAACTAAATGTAGGTTACAAGTACATTTTTGGCAAAATTTTAAGTTTATAGGGCAATCATCAATCTATCAAAAGCATCAGAGTTGTTGATCTTAAACACTACACTAGCAAGTAGCAATAGTAACTGCTGATACACATAAAAAAAGCATAAATATTTATGACATTTCTAGTCAGTAGTAATTTTACTATTGAACATAGATTTGTATTGTGCCATGAGAAACTGAGGTTGCTAAGCAAGACACCAAAACAAATTCattctttaaaaaaatcaaaagttcATTCCTTGAGAAATAGCTGTTAGTATCAAAAGTTTACAGTACCAACTAATCGggaaaaagaatataaaattaaaacAACAACGtaagaaaagaaaagcatgatacaATTGTAAAAAGACTGAGAAATAGGTAATCTGTACAGgataaaaaaaagatgaaaaaagtCGACAAGCTTGTAGTGATAAACACTTGGTTTTCCAAACCAGACTATAAACTTAGCATATATGTTTTATTACCTTCCATATGGAAGAAAGTCTCCAAAAGCAAAAACCAGTCCAAAAACCAAAACAGCTGCCCCAACACCCACCTATCATGCATTAAACCCTAATCAGAAACAATTCACTTAATAGTCTTTTTTTATACTCTTCAATAACAAACACTAAAAAATGCACTATACCTTGGTGCCCAATCCAATTGTATTTTGTTCTGGTTCAATGGATGCATCATAGTCTATTGCTTGATAATTTTTGTTCTCCTCAGCTTTTTTCTGCTCAAGTGCAGACCTAATTGTGTAATTCAGAAGGGGCATGATAAACATATATTAAAGAAAATGATGCAAGTTTCATATGTTTTTATCAACTACATGACATTGGCTGTAGACTATAAAAATGTAAAGAATATGTTACAAATATCATATATTGATAGACACAACATGCAAGAACTCATAATGCTTCTTCGATATTTGCATATGATGAGACTTTTGAAGTTTGGGATTATGTTAAAGCCATGTCTTAATTTGAATTTAGGCAATTCAAAAGTACAAAGTGGGTAAAGGAAAAGTAGGAggggagaagaaagagaagagatggaggagaggaggctgagaagaagaggaggggaggggGCAGCGAAGATGAAGTGGTGGGGAGGAGATTTCAGCAGAGACAACAGCAGAGGAGGATGAGGGAAGAGGACAGTGCTGGATGGGGGCAGGGGGTGGCAGGCAGGGAACAAAAGTGGTGAGCAGAGGGCGAAGACAGCAGTGCAAGTGCCGGCTGACTGCATGATGAAGAGAGGCAGTAAGCCCAGTTCACAGGGCTTACCAGGTGGTAAACCCTGTTTTCGAAGTAGACTGTTTGGTTTAGGGCAGTCAGCGTTTTGATAACCTTGTGAACAAATATGTATCAAGTGGTACATACGGGTCTGCCAGATATGTAGAACCCTGCTGAAGATCATAACAAATGTTTTTTAACAGTTTGTTAATTCTTTTTTTCCAAATAGAATAGCAGACAATAAGAAAAAGACCATCACTACACTTTAGTCATATACATGGAAAAGTATCTTCCACCAACATACAACATTTCAAATGGAGGGAAGAAAGTAGATTAGATATCTAAGCATGGGATCCCATGCTCGCTTAACTAATGTGTGACACAAGTGGATGCGAACAATAGATTCCATAAAGTGTCTAGGAACATGCAAGAAGCATCTTGAATTCATCACTATAATTAGAATCACTTTCGAGAGGATTAAATTCTCCACCACGAGCAACATGAAGCACTGAGCTTAAGAATGTAAAGGCTTCACAAAAAAGAACTTTAGAAATGGAGCAGAAATTTTCAATGAATTCAGAAAATTAAAAAGGATATAGAAAAAGATACGGAAAGTGCCAATTTCTAAGTGACTCTGTCATGGTGAGATTTCAGAGAGTTTTGAGTGAAATTAGAGTAGGGGGAAGGGTCAtgtaatagagagagagagagtgtgtgtgtcgtTTAACACTCCTTAATCCAGTCACTGGGCCAAGACTGGATGGTAAACCCGGTTCACAAAGGATACCATGCAGTAACCCCTGTACAGCTCATGGATGGTCTGCATCCTGGTTTACCAGTCCAGACGAAGTGACAACTTGTATCATAACTCATAAGAGTAAGGAAAGGCTACGAGCATGGATGGTCTAATGGCAAGCAGACCAAAGATGATTAGTTTGATTCCAATATATCTCTTCAAAGGGCAGATGACACCAAGATATGGGGCCTATGAGTGATGAAAGCAAGAGTGGGATGAAGATCTCCAAAAGGGATAGGCCTTAGCCACATGCCTCTCAAAAATCTTATGTAAAGTTTAGAACCCAGGGAGGAGGAAGAATCCCTAAAGGCTAATTCAACAAGCACAATGCCTTCCAAACTGGAAAGATA comes from the Musa acuminata AAA Group cultivar baxijiao chromosome BXJ2-8, Cavendish_Baxijiao_AAA, whole genome shotgun sequence genome and includes:
- the LOC135620229 gene encoding uncharacterized protein LOC135620229 isoform X1 gives rise to the protein MDLCLSTAVCHLSSGCRMLIRRTDLQKDSLTSSVLCSASKKRGFGNDTTKKEKSKNAKNLKESSHSTSETRNSASGELKTRSQKASQLTSGTSRNSSNAVLDQQFLEKVEAVRRSALEQKKAEENKNYQAIDYDASIEPEQNTIGLGTKVGVGAAVLVFGLVFAFGDFLPYGSVSPSEDASTIGKKLTEEEKSTFKTKLEEYKEILSKSPEDPTSLEGAVVTMEELGDYEQASSLLEKLTKEMPNNADVYRLLGDVKFELKDYDGSASAYKNSLSASGIIDFEVLRGLTNSLLAAKKPGTAVQELLKYREQLNEKYLRSSNVAVDGKVNLDKENLNADPIQVDLLLGKAYSDWGRVSDAVVVYDQLISKHPDDFRGYLAKGIILKENGSLGDAERMFIQARFFAPEKVKALVDRYSGK
- the LOC135620229 gene encoding uncharacterized protein LOC135620229 isoform X2, whose protein sequence is MDLCLSTAVCHLSSGCRMLIRRTDLQKDSLTSSVLCSASKKRGFGNDTTKKEKSKNAKNLKESSHSTSETRNSASGELKTRSQKASQLTSGTSRNSSNAVLDQQFLEKVEAVRRSALEQKKAEENKNYQAIDYDASIEPEQNTIGLGTKVGVGAAVLVFGLVFAFGDFLPYGSVSPSEDASTIGKKLTEEEKSTFKTKLEEYKEILSKSPEDPTSLEGAVVTMEELGDYEQASSLLEKLTKEMPNNADVYRLLGDVKFELKDYDGSASAYKNSLSASGIIDFEVLRGLTNSLLAAKKPGTAVQELLKYREQLNEKYLRSSNVAVDGKVNLDKENLNADPIQVDLLLGKAYSDWGRVSDAVVVYDQLISKHPDDFRGYLAKYIVVRLWITVAVQFIPWLSSCEGCRFY